A single genomic interval of Gossypium raimondii isolate GPD5lz chromosome 11, ASM2569854v1, whole genome shotgun sequence harbors:
- the LOC105801269 gene encoding uncharacterized protein LOC105801269 has protein sequence MECSNLLSLYFAPAHLQPASPSTFFVFHRLNRDRLNHNETEKLDFFFTHDDDGKASVYMKRVINRSLVQRWENQMRDQDVRPIACCNGLILFKSPEVSSEFYIGNPITGEIRTMKHRYERDGFCGFFYHSSTQEYRLLHYYTTDGTSNPFQYDILTLGSTKWRGLRTLPYCPRYGSSPVILNNNTLYWMTAEIPNSTCENSIMMFSMDSRIPYNVSSKLQMQNKSLP, from the coding sequence ATGGAATGCTCTAATCTCCTCTCCTTATACTTTGCTCCAGCACATCTCCAACCAGCATCTCCTTCCACTTTCTTTGTTTTCCATCGTCTAAATCGTGATCGGCTTAATCATAATGAAACAGAAAAACTGGATTTCTTTTTTACTCATGATGATGATGGTAAGGCATCGGTTTATATGAAAAGGGTCATTAATAGATCTTTAGTTCAACGTTGGGAGAATCAAATGAGGGATCAAGATGTTCGTCCCATCGCTTGTTGCAATGGGTTGATTTTGTTTAAATCTCCTGAGGTCTCATCTGAATTCTACATCGGCAATCCCATCACCGGAGAAATAAGAACTATGAAGCATCGGTACGAGAGAGATGGGTTTTGTGGATTCTTTTATCACTCATCAACACAAGAGTACAGGCTGCTCCATTATTATACCACAGATGGCACAAGCAACCCCTTTCAATATGATATACTCACCTTAGGCTCCACCAAATGGAGAGGCCTCCGTACCCTTCCTTATTGTCCCCGATACGGATCATCGCCGGTGATACTCAATAATAACACTCTTTATTGGATGACTGCCGAAATTCCCAACTCCACATGTGAGAATTCCATTATGATGTTCTCCATGGACAGTAGAATTCCATACAATGTCTCATCCAAGTTACAAATGCAAAACAAGTCATTGCCATAA
- the LOC105761099 gene encoding DEAD-box ATP-dependent RNA helicase 10: MAEEEKEEIKSFKDLGLCDELVEACDSLGWNTPTKIQVEAIPHALGGKDLIGLAQTGSGKTGAFALPILHALLESHSKQGYKSAPVFFALVLSPTRELAIQIAEQFEALGSGINLKCAVLVGGVDIMQQQIALGKRPHIIVGTPGRLVDHLTNTKGFSLRMLKYLVLDEADRLLNEDFEKALDDILNVIPRDRHTYLFSATMTKKVKKLQRACLRNPVKIEAASKYSTVDTLKQQYRFIPAKYKDCYLVYILTEMSGCTSMVFTRTCDATRLLAFILRNLNIRAIPISGQMTQAKRLGALNKFKSGECNVLVCTDVASRGLDIPSVDMVINYDIPTNSKDYIHRVGRTARAGRSGVAISLVNQYELEWYLQIEKLIGKKLPEYPAQEEEVLQYLESVTEAKRLSQMKLKEIGGTKKRRGGDDEDEDIERYLGVKGKSSKKVKRK; the protein is encoded by the exons ATGGCTGAGGAAGAGAAGGAAGAGATAAAGTCGTTCAAAGATTTAGGTTTATGCGACGAATTAGTGGAAGCCTGCGACAGTTTAGGTTGGAACACTCCTACCAAAATCCAAGTAGAAGCCATTCCACACGCTCTCGGAG GGAAGGATTTGATTGGGCTTGCCCAAACAGGTTCTGGTAAAACAGGGGCGTTTGCTCTTCCCATACTGCATGCACTTTTGGAAAGCCATTCGAAACAAGGATATAAATCCGCGCCTGTGTTTTTTGCTTTGGTGCTTTCCCCAACACG GGAGCTTGCAATCCAAATTGCTGAACAGTTTGAAGCTTTAGGATCTGGGATTAACCTAAAATGTGCCGTG CTTGTTGGAGGGGTGGACATAATGCAACAACAAATTGCTCTTGGGAAGCGGCCACACATTATT GTTGGAACTCCTGGACGCCTTGTGGATCACCTAACCAATACTAAAGGTTTTTCTCTTCGCATGCTAAAATATTTG GTCCTAGATGAGGCAGATAGGTTGCTGAATGAGGATTTTGAGAAAGCACTTGACGATATTTTGAATGTTATTCCTCGGGATAGGCACACGTATTTGTTTTCTGCAACCATGACCAAAAAG GTGAAGAAGCTGCAAAGGGCATGTCTGAGAAATCCTGTGAAG atTGAAGCTGCCTCAAAATATTCTACTGTTGACACATTGAAGCAGCAATACAGGTTTATACCTGCGAAGTACAAG GATTGCTATCTTGTTTATATTTTGACTGAGATGTCTGGTTGTACATCTATGGTTTTCACTCGAACTTGTGATGCAACTCGCCTTTTGGCTTTTATTCTTCGGAATCTTAATATAAGGGCCATTCCGATTAGTGGTCAAATGACTCAG GCAAAGAGGCTAGGAGCCTTGAATAAGTTCAAGTCTGGGGAGTGTAATGTTCTTGTCTGCACTGACGTTGCTAGTAGAGGACTTGACATTCCATCTGTCGATATGGTTATTAATTATGATATCCCTACAAACTCTAAG GATTACATCCATCGAGTGGGTAGAACAGCTCGTGCTGGAAGATCTGGTGTTGCTATCTCACTAGTCAATCAGTATGAGCTGGAGTGGTATCTTCAGATAGAAAAGCTTATTG GCAAAAAGTTACCTGAGTATCCTGCTCAAGAAGAGGAAGTCTTGCAATACTTAGAAAGTGTCACAGAAGCCAAGAGACTATCACAGATG AAACTTAAAGAAATTGGAGGCACAAAAAAGAGGAGGGGCGGAGATGATGAGGATGAGGACATAGAGAGATATCTAGGCGTCAAAGGCAAGTCCTCCAAGAAAGTTAAGAGAAAATGA
- the LOC105761097 gene encoding uncharacterized protein LOC105761097, whose translation MDREGGSHGGSCYYSVLGIRKDASFSDIRTAYRKLAMKWHPDRYARNPGIAGEAKRRFQQIQEAYSVLSDESKRSMYDAGLYDPLEEEDQDFCDFMQEMMSMMNNVKDEGDSFEDLQRMFAEMVDGISFDINTDPTVTKTARVTASKGNAARRNSPRC comes from the exons ATGGATCGGGAAGGAGGATCCCACGGCGGATCTTGTTATTACTCCGTTCTTGGAATTCGTAAGGATGCCTCTTTCTCTGATATCCGCACTGCTTATCGGAAGCTCGCTATG AAATGGCATCCAGACAGATACGCCAGAAACCCAGGGATAGCCGGAGAAGCCAAACGTCGGTTTCAGCAAATCCAAGAAGCTTATTCCG TCCTCTCCGACGAGAGCAAGCGATCAATGTATGACGCCGGCCTTTACGATCCCTTGGAAGAAGAAGACCAA GACTTCTGTGATTTTATGCAAGAGATGATGTCCATGATGAATAATGTGAAAGACGAG GGTGATAGTTTTGAGGATTTGCAAAGGATGTTTGCAGAAATGGTTGATGGCATCAGCTTCGACATAAACACCGATCCAACGGTGACAAAGACAGCACGCGTCACTGCATCAAAAGGCAATGCGGCTAGAAGGAACAGCCCTCGGTGTTGA